In the Rhizobium sp. CB3090 genome, one interval contains:
- the cueR gene encoding Cu(I)-responsive transcriptional regulator, with amino-acid sequence MNIGEASGRSGLPAKTIRYYEDIGLIRPDRGDNGYRDYGPDDVHKLRFLHRSRSLGFSVDECRQLLALYEDKSRASADVKEIATSKLTEIDRKIRELTELRRTLEHLVHACHGNERPDCPILEELSEG; translated from the coding sequence ATGAATATCGGCGAAGCATCAGGCCGCTCCGGCCTGCCGGCGAAGACGATCCGCTATTACGAGGATATCGGCCTGATCCGCCCCGATCGCGGTGACAACGGCTATCGCGACTACGGTCCAGACGACGTGCACAAGCTGCGCTTCCTGCACCGCTCCCGCAGCCTCGGCTTCTCCGTCGACGAGTGTCGGCAACTGCTGGCGCTCTACGAAGACAAAAGCCGCGCCAGCGCCGACGTCAAGGAAATCGCCACCTCGAAGCTTACCGAGATCGACCGCAAGATCCGCGAGCTGACCGAGCTACGCCGTACGCTGGAGCATCTGGTGCATGCCTGCCATGGCAACGAGAGGCCGGATTGCCCGATCTTGGAGGAGCTGTCGGAGGGGTGA
- a CDS encoding acetyl-CoA C-acyltransferase: MSVTDPVVIVSATRTPLGRFQGELSPLQAPELGSHVIRAALERAGLSAEMVDEVLFGCVLPAGQGQAPARQAARGAGLPDAVGATTINKVCGSGMKATMLAHDLILAGSASIAVSGGMESMSNAPYLLAKARGGYRLGHDRIFDHMMLDGLEDAYEKGRSMGEFGEMAVEAYQFSRDDQDAYAVETLTRARKAIETGAFEAEITPISVAAKGGPVTIAKDEHPQKVSPEKIPTLKPAFRKDGTITAASASANADGAAALILTRRSIAEREGLPILAEIKAHATHAQEPAWYTTAPIPAIRKVLDKTGWKVGDVDLFEINEAFAVVAMAAAKDLGIDRDRLNINGGACALGHPIGATGARLIVTLLHALERQGARRGVAALCIGGGEATAIAVERVN; the protein is encoded by the coding sequence ATGTCTGTCACCGATCCTGTCGTCATCGTCTCCGCTACCCGCACGCCGCTTGGTCGTTTCCAGGGAGAATTGTCTCCGTTGCAAGCGCCGGAACTCGGCTCCCATGTCATTCGTGCTGCTTTGGAGCGTGCCGGATTGTCCGCGGAGATGGTGGACGAGGTGCTGTTCGGCTGTGTGCTGCCGGCGGGGCAGGGGCAGGCGCCGGCAAGACAGGCGGCGCGAGGCGCAGGCTTGCCGGATGCCGTCGGCGCCACGACGATCAACAAGGTCTGCGGTTCGGGCATGAAGGCGACCATGCTGGCGCATGATCTGATCCTCGCCGGCTCCGCCTCGATCGCGGTTTCCGGCGGCATGGAGTCGATGTCGAATGCGCCCTATCTGCTCGCCAAGGCGCGGGGCGGCTACCGCCTGGGCCATGACCGCATTTTCGACCACATGATGCTCGACGGTCTGGAAGACGCCTATGAAAAAGGCCGCTCGATGGGCGAATTCGGCGAGATGGCGGTCGAGGCCTATCAGTTCAGCCGCGACGATCAGGATGCCTATGCTGTCGAGACGTTGACGCGTGCGCGCAAGGCGATCGAAACAGGTGCCTTCGAAGCCGAGATCACGCCGATTTCCGTTGCTGCCAAAGGCGGTCCGGTGACGATCGCCAAGGACGAGCATCCGCAGAAGGTCTCGCCGGAAAAGATTCCGACGCTGAAGCCCGCTTTTCGCAAGGACGGTACGATCACTGCTGCCAGCGCCTCGGCCAATGCCGACGGTGCGGCCGCGCTGATCCTTACGCGGCGCTCGATCGCCGAGCGCGAAGGTCTGCCGATCCTCGCCGAGATCAAGGCGCATGCCACCCACGCCCAGGAGCCCGCCTGGTACACGACCGCGCCGATCCCGGCGATCCGCAAGGTCCTGGACAAGACCGGCTGGAAGGTCGGCGATGTCGACCTCTTCGAGATCAACGAAGCCTTCGCCGTCGTCGCCATGGCCGCCGCCAAGGATCTCGGCATCGACCGCGACCGTCTCAACATCAATGGCGGCGCCTGTGCGTTGGGCCACCCCATTGGCGCCACCGGTGCGCGGTTGATCGTGACGCTGTTGCATGCCCTGGAGCGCCAGGGGGCGAGACGGGGTGTCGCCGCCCTCTGCATCGGCGGCGGTGAGGCGACGGCGATTGCGGTGGAGCGGGTGAATTGA
- a CDS encoding type II toxin-antitoxin system VapB family antitoxin: MPLYIKDDSIDLLARRYQALTKTSTKTEAVRLALQKALDEELAKPSLVDIAVTFCRNLKQKAAAKKTDPLPGEGA, encoded by the coding sequence ATGCCTCTCTACATCAAAGACGATTCCATAGACCTATTAGCGCGGCGCTATCAGGCGCTGACGAAAACGTCCACGAAAACCGAAGCCGTGCGGTTGGCACTGCAAAAGGCGCTGGACGAAGAGCTTGCCAAACCGTCGCTTGTCGATATCGCCGTCACCTTCTGTCGTAACCTGAAACAGAAGGCAGCCGCCAAAAAGACAGATCCTCTTCCCGGAGAGGGCGCCTGA
- a CDS encoding type II toxin-antitoxin system VapC family toxin, with product MFIDASVLAAMMTDEDEAREFAARMQAGTIRMTSPVAVAQTAINVATRLGLTISEAGDAVRTFLGLMNIQLLAIPPRAAFLAIEAHERYGEGRHPAALSLDDCMAYACARYYRQPLLFRGDAFARTDIEVA from the coding sequence ATGTTCATCGATGCTTCGGTGCTGGCCGCCATGATGACCGATGAGGATGAGGCGCGCGAATTTGCCGCCCGCATGCAGGCTGGGACGATACGAATGACGTCGCCGGTCGCTGTCGCTCAAACGGCGATCAATGTTGCTACCCGTCTTGGCCTCACAATCAGCGAAGCGGGTGATGCGGTCCGGACGTTTTTAGGGTTGATGAACATCCAGCTTCTAGCAATTCCCCCGCGCGCCGCCTTCCTGGCGATCGAGGCCCACGAGCGCTATGGCGAGGGTCGCCATCCGGCAGCTCTCAGCCTCGACGACTGCATGGCCTATGCCTGCGCTCGCTATTACCGCCAGCCGCTTTTGTTCCGGGGCGACGCGTTCGCCCGGACCGATATTGAGGTAGCCTGA
- a CDS encoding MFS transporter, producing MTVARTIEQPSEENFGRQSRIIALVVAVAFFMQILDGTIVTTSLPQMAATFGVEPVSMSIGITVYLLTMAAFVPLAGWAGDRYGARRVFLASITVFTVASLFCGLSGNLVEFVIARAVQGVGSALMTPVGRIIVLKNARKSDLVHAISMITWPALTAPVIGPVLGSFITTYLSWHWNFLINIPIGIIGLGLVLRFVPDQREEKVARLDLTGFLQSAAGLTFLLAGLEFVVQGTTGLAASAGLIAAGVAFSIIATRHFMRVDAPLLDLSAFKVQTFAMSTLSAGTASRVAINATPFLIPLLFQVGFGRTAIDAGTYLLFYFAGNLGMKAVTTQMLKAFGFRNVLVVNGLISSASIGSCGFLSPSTPDLLIYCLLFIAGLSRSMNFTALNTLGFTDIHAAQRSSASTLSSMLQQVSLLLGVAVAAAVLNLSRTVHGGEALSLIDFRWAFLVIALIGIVSSLRFLRLPPDAGAEVSKHRIKTRP from the coding sequence ATGACTGTTGCCCGGACCATAGAGCAGCCTTCCGAAGAAAATTTCGGCCGGCAATCCCGCATCATCGCGTTGGTTGTCGCCGTCGCCTTCTTTATGCAGATTTTGGACGGCACGATCGTCACGACCTCGCTGCCGCAGATGGCGGCGACCTTTGGCGTCGAGCCGGTGTCGATGAGCATCGGCATCACGGTCTATCTGCTTACCATGGCCGCCTTCGTGCCGCTGGCGGGCTGGGCCGGCGATCGCTACGGCGCTCGACGGGTGTTCCTGGCGTCGATCACGGTTTTCACGGTGGCATCGCTGTTCTGCGGCCTGTCAGGCAATCTTGTCGAATTCGTCATCGCCCGTGCGGTGCAGGGTGTCGGCAGTGCCCTGATGACCCCGGTCGGCCGCATCATCGTGCTGAAAAATGCCCGGAAGTCCGATCTCGTGCACGCCATTTCGATGATCACTTGGCCGGCGCTGACCGCACCCGTTATCGGCCCTGTACTCGGCAGCTTCATCACCACCTATCTGTCCTGGCATTGGAACTTTCTGATCAATATCCCGATCGGCATCATCGGTCTCGGTCTCGTCCTGCGCTTCGTGCCGGACCAGCGCGAAGAGAAGGTCGCACGGCTCGATCTTACCGGCTTCCTCCAGTCGGCGGCCGGACTGACCTTCCTGCTCGCCGGCCTGGAATTCGTCGTGCAAGGTACGACAGGTCTTGCAGCGAGTGCCGGGTTGATCGCCGCCGGCGTGGCTTTCTCCATCATTGCCACCCGGCATTTCATGAGGGTCGATGCACCCTTGCTCGATCTCTCCGCCTTCAAGGTGCAGACCTTCGCCATGTCGACGCTTTCGGCCGGTACGGCGAGCCGGGTCGCGATCAACGCCACGCCCTTCCTGATCCCGTTACTGTTCCAGGTCGGTTTCGGCCGCACGGCGATCGACGCCGGCACCTATCTGCTGTTCTACTTTGCCGGCAATCTCGGCATGAAGGCGGTCACGACGCAGATGCTGAAAGCCTTCGGCTTTCGCAATGTGCTCGTCGTCAACGGCCTGATCTCATCGGCCAGCATCGGCAGTTGCGGGTTTCTGTCTCCGTCGACGCCGGACCTGCTGATATATTGCCTGCTATTTATTGCTGGCTTGTCGCGTTCCATGAACTTCACGGCGCTGAATACGCTCGGCTTTACCGATATTCATGCCGCACAGCGCAGTTCCGCCTCGACGTTGTCGAGCATGCTGCAGCAGGTTTCGTTGCTGCTCGGCGTGGCTGTCGCTGCCGCCGTTCTCAATCTCTCGCGCACTGTCCATGGAGGCGAAGCACTTTCCCTCATCGATTTCCGCTGGGCGTTCCTGGTCATCGCCCTGATCGGCATCGTCTCGTCGCTTCGTTTCCTCCGCCTGCCGCCGGACGCAGGTGCGGAGGTGTCAAAGCATCGCATCAAGACACGACCATGA
- a CDS encoding sulfite oxidase-like oxidoreductase, with amino-acid sequence MSDDQIPADSKLTTSKRRWAAEGKFLTGRISRPETERLPPGQHLVKNWPVLDLGQQPQVSLSSWRLDVLGFVETRLSLDWAAFQAIEQSTRVSDIHCVTTWSRYDNRWEGVSTRDLLDLAMPTAEAHYVLLTSYDGYTTNLPLADFAAEDAILATAWEGQPLTREHGGPMRLVVPHLYFWKSAKWLNRIELIGADRAGFWEKNGYHMYGDPWREQRYSDD; translated from the coding sequence ATGAGCGACGATCAGATCCCCGCCGACAGCAAGCTCACTACCTCCAAGCGCCGCTGGGCGGCGGAGGGCAAGTTTCTGACCGGGCGGATCAGCCGGCCGGAAACCGAGCGTTTGCCGCCGGGGCAGCATCTGGTCAAGAACTGGCCGGTGCTCGATCTCGGTCAGCAGCCGCAGGTTTCGCTTTCGAGCTGGCGGCTCGATGTGCTCGGCTTCGTGGAGACGCGGCTCAGTCTCGATTGGGCGGCTTTCCAGGCGATCGAACAAAGCACTCGCGTCAGCGACATTCATTGTGTGACCACCTGGTCGCGGTATGACAACAGGTGGGAAGGGGTTTCGACGCGCGATCTGCTTGATCTCGCCATGCCGACGGCCGAGGCGCATTATGTGCTGCTGACCAGTTATGACGGCTATACCACCAATTTGCCGCTTGCCGATTTTGCTGCCGAAGATGCAATCCTCGCCACCGCCTGGGAGGGTCAGCCGCTGACTCGTGAGCATGGCGGTCCGATGCGTCTTGTCGTGCCGCATCTTTATTTCTGGAAAAGCGCCAAGTGGCTGAACCGCATCGAGCTCATCGGCGCCGACAGGGCCGGCTTCTGGGAGAAGAACGGCTATCACATGTATGGCGATCCCTGGCGGGAGCAGCGCTATTCGGACGATTGA
- a CDS encoding HutD family protein, whose translation MKLLRASDHKRMPWKNGGGETVEIAVSPEGAGLADFDWRVSMATVATDGPFSVFPGIDRTLSILDGGGMTLFIEGRERERLTQASEPLSFAADAPTSATLIDGTIMDLNVMTRRGRFTHSVQRISVDGTAEVTFKGGTSLVRCHRGDAEIDGTALAGGDCLLICNDIATQHSISGKAQLFCIAIEAI comes from the coding sequence ATGAAGCTGCTGCGCGCCAGTGATCACAAGCGCATGCCTTGGAAAAACGGCGGCGGAGAAACAGTGGAAATCGCTGTTTCGCCAGAAGGCGCAGGGCTTGCCGATTTCGACTGGCGTGTCAGCATGGCGACCGTTGCCACGGATGGGCCGTTCTCGGTCTTTCCGGGTATTGATCGCACGCTATCTATTCTCGATGGCGGGGGCATGACTCTCTTCATCGAGGGGCGCGAGCGTGAACGCCTGACTCAAGCAAGCGAGCCGCTATCCTTTGCAGCCGATGCTCCGACCTCGGCGACATTGATTGACGGGACGATCATGGACCTCAACGTGATGACGCGGCGGGGGCGTTTCACGCATTCGGTGCAGCGCATTTCCGTTGACGGTACTGCCGAAGTCACCTTCAAAGGTGGAACCAGCCTTGTTCGTTGCCATCGCGGCGATGCCGAGATCGATGGTACAGCGCTTGCTGGCGGGGATTGCCTGCTTATCTGTAACGACATCGCCACGCAACACTCGATCTCGGGCAAGGCGCAGCTATTTTGTATCGCCATCGAGGCTATATAG
- the hutU gene encoding urocanate hydratase — protein sequence MTNPRHNIREVRAPRGPELSAKSWMTEAPLRMLMNNLDPDVAENPNELVVYGGIGRAARTWDDFDRIAATLKTLTEDETLLVQSGKPVGVFRTHKDAPRVLIANSNLVPHWATWDHFNELDKKGLAMYGQMTAGSWIYIGTQGIVQGTYETFVEAGRQHYNGNLRGKWILTGGLGGMGGAQPLAAVMAGACCLAVESDETRIDFRLRTRYVDEKASSLDEALAMIDKWTKAGEAKSVGLLGNAAEIFPELVKRMKAGGPRPDIVTDQTSAHDPLNGYLPAGWTVAEHRAKRESDPKAVEAAARASMKVHVEAMVAFWDAGVPTLDYGNNIRQVAKDEGFENAFAFPGFVPAYIRPLFCRGIGPFRWAALSGDPEDIYKTDAKVKELLPDNKHLHNWLDMARERIAFQGLPARICWVGLGDRHRLGLAFNEMVRNGELKAPVVIGRDHLDSGSVASPNRETEAMKDGSDAVSDWPLLNALLNTASGATWVSLHHGGGVGMGFSQHSGMVICADGTDDAARRLERVLWNDPATGVMRHADAGYEIAIDCAKEQGLRLPAILGN from the coding sequence ATGACCAACCCACGCCATAATATCCGCGAAGTCCGCGCACCTCGCGGCCCGGAGCTCAGCGCCAAGAGCTGGATGACCGAAGCGCCGTTGCGCATGCTAATGAACAACCTCGACCCGGACGTCGCGGAAAACCCGAACGAGCTGGTCGTCTATGGCGGCATCGGCCGCGCCGCCCGCACCTGGGACGATTTTGACCGCATCGCTGCGACGTTGAAGACCTTGACTGAGGACGAGACGCTGCTGGTGCAGTCCGGCAAGCCGGTCGGTGTGTTCCGCACGCACAAGGACGCGCCGCGCGTGCTGATCGCCAATTCCAACCTCGTGCCGCATTGGGCGACCTGGGATCACTTCAACGAGCTCGATAAGAAGGGCCTTGCCATGTACGGCCAAATGACGGCCGGCTCGTGGATTTATATCGGCACGCAGGGCATCGTGCAGGGCACCTACGAAACCTTCGTCGAGGCCGGTCGCCAGCATTACAATGGCAATCTCAGGGGCAAGTGGATCCTGACCGGCGGCCTCGGGGGCATGGGTGGCGCACAGCCGCTGGCGGCTGTCATGGCCGGCGCCTGCTGCCTCGCCGTCGAATCCGACGAAACCCGCATCGATTTCCGCCTGCGCACCCGCTATGTCGACGAGAAGGCATCGAGCCTCGACGAAGCACTTGCCATGATCGACAAGTGGACCAAGGCCGGCGAAGCGAAGTCCGTCGGATTGCTTGGCAATGCCGCCGAAATCTTTCCGGAACTCGTGAAGCGCATGAAGGCCGGCGGCCCGCGCCCCGATATCGTCACCGACCAGACCTCCGCCCACGACCCGCTGAACGGCTACCTGCCGGCGGGTTGGACGGTGGCCGAACACCGAGCCAAGCGCGAGAGCGATCCGAAAGCCGTCGAAGCTGCCGCCCGCGCTTCGATGAAGGTCCATGTCGAAGCCATGGTCGCTTTCTGGGATGCCGGCGTTCCGACGCTCGACTACGGCAACAACATCCGCCAGGTCGCCAAGGACGAAGGTTTCGAAAACGCCTTCGCGTTTCCGGGCTTCGTGCCGGCCTATATCCGACCGCTCTTTTGCCGCGGCATTGGCCCGTTCCGTTGGGCGGCTCTCTCAGGCGATCCGGAAGATATCTATAAGACCGACGCCAAGGTGAAGGAGCTGCTGCCTGATAACAAGCACCTGCACAACTGGCTGGACATGGCGCGCGAGCGCATCGCCTTCCAGGGCCTGCCGGCGCGCATTTGCTGGGTCGGTCTCGGCGATCGCCACCGCCTGGGCCTCGCCTTCAACGAAATGGTCAGGAATGGCGAGCTGAAAGCTCCGGTCGTCATCGGCCGCGACCATCTCGACTCCGGCTCCGTCGCTTCGCCGAACCGCGAAACGGAAGCGATGAAGGATGGCTCGGATGCCGTTTCCGACTGGCCGTTGCTGAACGCGCTGCTCAACACCGCATCGGGCGCCACCTGGGTATCGCTGCACCACGGCGGCGGCGTCGGGATGGGCTTTTCCCAGCACTCCGGCATGGTCATCTGCGCCGACGGCACCGATGATGCGGCCCGTCGTCTGGAGCGCGTTCTCTGGAACGACCCGGCAACCGGTGTCATGCGCCACGCCGATGCCGGCTATGAGATCGCTATCGATTGCGCCAAGGAGCAGGGCCTACGCCTGCCGGCAATCTTGGGGAACTAA
- the hutH gene encoding histidine ammonia-lyase, translating to MTVTLHPGSVSLKQLAAIYWTGEPAKLDASFDAGILKAAARIAEIAAGNAPVYGINTGFGKLASIKIDSADVATLQRNLILSHCCGVGQPLPENVVRLIMSLKLISLGRGASGVRLELVRLIEAMLEKGVVPVIPEKGSVGASGDLAPLAHMTAVMMGHGEAFYAGERLDSAAALKKAGLTPVVLAAKEGLALINGTQVSTALALAGLFRAHRAAQAALITGAMSTDAAMGSSAPFHPDIHTLRGHKGQIDTAAALRGLLAGSVIRQSHIEGDERVQDPYCIRCQPQVDGACLDLLRSAGRTLEIEANAVTDNPLVLSDNSVVSGGNFHAEPVAFAADQIAIAVCEIGAISQRRIALLVDPALSYGLPAFLAKKPGLNSGLMIAEVTSAALMSENKQMSHPASVDSTPTSANQEDHVSMACHGARRLLPMTDNLFGIVGIEALTAAQGVELRAPLTTSPELTLAIATIRAAAPTLDEDRYMANDLKAASDLVASGVLNASVSAGILPSLEI from the coding sequence ATGACCGTCACACTCCATCCTGGCTCCGTCTCGCTGAAACAATTGGCCGCGATCTATTGGACCGGCGAGCCCGCCAAGCTCGACGCCTCCTTCGATGCCGGCATTCTCAAAGCCGCTGCACGTATCGCCGAGATCGCCGCCGGCAATGCGCCGGTCTATGGCATTAACACCGGCTTCGGCAAACTGGCCTCCATCAAGATAGACAGCGCCGATGTCGCCACTTTGCAGCGCAATCTCATTCTCTCGCATTGCTGCGGCGTCGGCCAGCCGCTGCCGGAGAATGTCGTTCGCCTGATCATGTCGCTGAAGCTGATCTCGCTCGGCCGCGGCGCTTCCGGCGTGCGGCTGGAACTGGTGCGGCTGATCGAGGCGATGCTTGAAAAGGGCGTCGTACCCGTCATCCCCGAGAAAGGTTCCGTCGGCGCTTCCGGTGATCTGGCGCCGCTCGCGCATATGACCGCCGTCATGATGGGGCATGGCGAAGCCTTTTATGCCGGCGAACGGCTGGATAGTGCTGCTGCGCTGAAAAAGGCCGGGCTGACGCCGGTCGTGCTTGCCGCCAAGGAAGGCCTTGCGTTGATCAACGGCACGCAAGTCTCGACCGCACTCGCACTTGCTGGCCTCTTCCGCGCCCATCGCGCTGCGCAGGCTGCTCTCATCACCGGCGCGATGTCGACCGATGCCGCCATGGGCTCTTCCGCGCCGTTCCATCCCGATATCCACACGCTGCGCGGCCACAAGGGTCAGATCGATACCGCCGCTGCCCTTCGCGGCCTGCTTGCCGGTTCTGTGATCCGCCAAAGCCATATCGAGGGCGACGAGCGCGTTCAGGATCCCTACTGCATCCGCTGCCAGCCGCAGGTCGACGGCGCGTGCCTGGATCTCTTGCGCTCGGCCGGCCGCACGCTTGAAATCGAGGCCAATGCGGTCACCGATAATCCGCTTGTCCTGTCGGACAATTCCGTGGTGTCCGGCGGCAATTTCCATGCCGAACCGGTGGCTTTCGCCGCCGATCAGATCGCGATCGCTGTCTGCGAGATCGGCGCGATCTCGCAGCGCCGCATCGCGCTGCTGGTCGATCCGGCACTGAGCTACGGCTTGCCGGCTTTCCTCGCCAAGAAGCCCGGTCTGAACTCCGGGCTGATGATTGCCGAGGTGACTTCCGCCGCGTTGATGTCGGAGAATAAGCAGATGTCGCATCCGGCTTCCGTCGATTCGACGCCCACCTCCGCCAATCAGGAAGACCATGTATCCATGGCCTGCCATGGCGCGCGGCGGCTTCTGCCAATGACCGACAATCTCTTCGGCATTGTCGGCATCGAGGCGCTGACGGCGGCGCAGGGCGTCGAGCTGCGCGCGCCGCTGACCACCAGTCCCGAACTGACCCTTGCCATCGCGACCATCCGCGCCGCAGCACCTACGCTGGATGAAGACCGCTACATGGCAAACGACCTCAAGGCCGCCAGCGACCTCGTTGCTTCCGGCGTACTTAACGCATCCGTATCCGCCGGCATCCTGCCCTCTCTGGAGATATGA
- the hutI gene encoding imidazolonepropionase: MSGNNFSRDSVRSDGKSRLWRNARLATLQGERPGLGIVEKGAILTRGSRIVFAGNESDAPEAGDAEVVDLGGRWVTPGLIDCHTHIVHGGNRAREFEMRLQGASYEEIARAGGGIVSSVKATRALSVNDLIATALPRLETLLAEGVTTIEVKSGYGLSVESELKMLQAARALEDARPVRVVTSYLAAHATPAEYKGRNGDYISDVVLPGLEQAHSRGLADAVDGFCEGIAFSPAEIARVFDRAKALGIPVKLHAEQLSNLGGAKLAASYSALSADHLEYLDEDGVKAMAAAGTVAVILPGAFYAIHEKQKPPVKALREAGVAIAIATDCNPGTSPLTSMLLTMNMAATLFGLTVEECIAGATREGARALGLLAKTGTLEAGKSADFAIWNIESPAELVYRIGFNPLHARVFKGEKFDR, from the coding sequence ATGAGTGGGAATAATTTTTCCAGGGATAGCGTGAGATCCGACGGCAAAAGCCGCCTTTGGCGCAATGCTCGTCTGGCGACCTTGCAAGGGGAACGGCCAGGACTCGGCATCGTCGAGAAGGGTGCGATCCTGACCAGGGGCAGCCGTATCGTTTTCGCTGGCAATGAGAGCGATGCGCCTGAGGCCGGCGATGCCGAAGTCGTCGATCTCGGGGGACGTTGGGTCACGCCTGGTCTCATCGATTGCCACACGCACATCGTTCACGGTGGCAACCGCGCCCGCGAATTCGAGATGCGGCTGCAAGGTGCGAGCTATGAAGAGATCGCCCGCGCCGGCGGCGGCATCGTTTCCTCCGTCAAAGCAACGCGCGCGCTGTCCGTCAATGATCTCATCGCGACCGCCTTGCCGCGCCTCGAGACGCTGCTTGCCGAAGGTGTTACCACGATCGAGGTGAAGTCCGGCTATGGCCTTAGCGTCGAATCCGAATTGAAGATGCTGCAAGCCGCTCGTGCGCTGGAAGATGCCCGCCCGGTCCGCGTCGTCACGTCCTATCTTGCCGCCCATGCGACGCCGGCGGAGTATAAGGGCCGGAACGGCGACTACATTTCCGACGTCGTTTTGCCGGGTCTGGAGCAGGCGCATTCAAGGGGTCTGGCCGACGCCGTCGATGGCTTCTGTGAGGGGATTGCCTTTTCGCCGGCTGAGATCGCCCGCGTCTTCGATCGCGCCAAGGCGCTTGGCATCCCGGTGAAACTGCATGCCGAGCAGCTTTCCAATCTCGGCGGCGCCAAGCTTGCCGCCTCCTATAGCGCCCTTTCCGCCGATCATCTCGAATATCTCGACGAGGACGGCGTGAAGGCGATGGCTGCGGCCGGCACGGTCGCCGTTATCCTGCCCGGTGCCTTCTACGCCATCCATGAAAAGCAGAAGCCGCCGGTCAAGGCGCTGCGCGAGGCAGGTGTTGCGATCGCCATCGCCACCGATTGCAATCCCGGCACCTCGCCGCTGACCTCGATGCTGCTGACGATGAACATGGCGGCAACGCTTTTCGGCCTGACTGTCGAGGAATGCATCGCGGGTGCTACCCGTGAAGGTGCCCGGGCTCTCGGTCTGCTTGCCAAGACCGGCACGCTGGAGGCCGGCAAATCAGCCGATTTCGCCATCTGGAACATCGAAAGCCCTGCCGAGCTTGTCTATCGCATCGGCTTCAACCCGCTCCATGCCCGCGTCTTCAAGGGAGAAAAATTCGACCGATGA
- a CDS encoding formimidoylglutamate deiminase translates to MTKLHARSALLHDGWRENVRLVLEDGCIAGIQAGVSAEAGDERHDVLIPAMPNLHSHAFQRAMAGLAEVRGPANDSFWSWRTVMYKLALSMTPDHVEAVAAQLYMETLEAGFSRVGEFHYLHHDKDGSLYANIAELAERIGAASAETGIGLTLLPVFYAHSGFGGAVPIDGQRRFINSLDRFETLMAGCRTIVSRLPGAELGLAPHSLRAVTPDELEKLVTLAGDGPIHIHVAEQVKEVEDCIAWSDARPVEWLLDHAPVDGRWCLIHATHMTDDETQRMAKSGAIAGLCPVTEANLGDGTFPAPLFLEEGGRYGIGSDSNILISVPEELRQLEYSQRLALRARNVIATSGGSTARALFDHAIAGGGAALKAQAGLAVGRYADVVSLDVSAVPYLSGDQILDQWMFAGGVAVDCVWAQGRKQVEGGRHKRRQTISARFRATMTELIG, encoded by the coding sequence ATGACGAAACTTCATGCACGTTCGGCGCTGCTTCACGATGGCTGGCGGGAAAATGTCCGGCTGGTTCTGGAGGACGGCTGCATTGCCGGCATCCAGGCTGGCGTTTCAGCAGAGGCCGGCGACGAGCGGCACGACGTTCTGATTCCGGCAATGCCCAATCTCCACAGCCATGCCTTTCAGCGCGCCATGGCCGGCCTTGCCGAGGTCCGAGGTCCGGCAAACGACAGTTTCTGGAGCTGGCGGACCGTCATGTACAAGCTTGCGCTCTCGATGACACCCGATCATGTCGAGGCGGTGGCCGCGCAGCTCTATATGGAGACGCTGGAAGCCGGCTTTTCCCGCGTTGGCGAGTTCCATTATCTGCATCACGACAAGGACGGCAGCCTCTACGCCAATATCGCAGAGCTCGCCGAGCGCATCGGCGCGGCAAGCGCCGAGACGGGCATCGGTTTGACGCTGCTCCCGGTCTTCTACGCCCATTCCGGCTTCGGTGGCGCGGTCCCCATCGATGGACAGCGGCGCTTCATCAATTCGCTCGATCGTTTCGAAACACTGATGGCCGGCTGCCGGACGATCGTTAGCCGGTTGCCGGGCGCCGAACTCGGCCTTGCCCCGCATAGCCTACGGGCGGTAACACCGGATGAGCTGGAAAAACTCGTGACGCTCGCCGGTGATGGGCCGATCCATATCCATGTCGCCGAACAGGTGAAGGAAGTCGAGGATTGCATCGCCTGGTCGGACGCGCGCCCGGTCGAATGGCTACTCGACCACGCTCCCGTCGACGGGCGCTGGTGCCTCATCCATGCGACGCATATGACCGATGATGAAACCCAGCGAATGGCGAAAAGCGGCGCGATCGCCGGCCTCTGCCCGGTGACGGAAGCCAATCTCGGCGACGGAACTTTTCCGGCGCCGCTGTTCCTGGAAGAAGGCGGCCGCTACGGCATCGGTTCCGATTCCAACATCCTCATCTCCGTTCCGGAAGAACTACGGCAGCTCGAATATTCTCAACGCCTGGCGCTGAGAGCCCGCAATGTCATCGCCACATCGGGCGGCTCGACGGCGCGCGCATTGTTCGACCATGCCATTGCCGGCGGCGGCGCGGCGTTGAAGGCACAAGCAGGGCTCGCTGTCGGTCGTTATGCCGACGTGGTCTCCCTCGACGTCAGCGCCGTTCCCTACCTCTCCGGCGACCAGATTCTCGATCAATGGATGTTCGCGGGGGGTGTCGCGGTCGACTGTGTCTGGGCGCAGGGCCGCAAGCAGGTAGAAGGCGGCCGGCACAAGCGGAGGCAAACAATCTCCGCCCGATTCCGCGCCACAATGACCGAGCTAATCGGTTGA